The DNA window AAGCGTCCAGCCATTGCGGGCCGGCCCGCCGATTGGGGGCGCTCAGTGCCACGGCGGCCAGCAGCGCCAGCACCACGACGAGATCGGGCAGGTAGCGTAGGGTCTGCGCGAGCTCCAGTGCGGTCTGGTTCGACGACCGCATCAGATAGATCGGCACCTGGCAGGCCACGGCATAGCCGACGGTGACGAGCCACACCGGCCCGATGCGCTCCTTGCGAACCAGTGACACCGCCAGGATCCCGACCAGCACGAGCCAGCCCAGCGCCATCACCGCCGGCGGGGGCGTCGCCCAGGGGGAGGCCGGCGCCCACCGGTCCCAGTGCCACGGCCCGCCCGCCAGACCCGGCACGATGCCGTGCGTGATCGAGCGCACCAGCAGCCGGCATGTCATCGCCAGGTCGGAACTCCACCGCTGCTGATTGACCACCGCCAGATACAGCGCGATCCAGGCGGCGGTCAGGGCTAGGGCGCCGATCCACAATCGCAGGCCGGCCCGCCACACCGTCGCCAGCGACGACCCCAGGCTCCGATCGCCGGTCACGTGGCTCAGCAGCGCGGCCACCGCGAACGCGACGAACGGGATCACCGCGGCCTTCTCGAAGAACAGCAGCCCGCCGAAGTAGACCAGCACCCCGGTCACCGCGTAGCGACGTTTGCCGGTGCGCACCAGCAGGATGGCGTCGGCGCACACCCAGGCCAGCGCGGCCAGCATAGGCAGCGAGTTCAGCGCCGCCGCCCACCACGCGAAGCCGGGCACCCCCAACGGCGTGAACAACGCGAACGTGAACGGGATCAGCAGCACCGGCCGCCAGCCGAGGATGACGTACAGCGCGCGCAACAAGGCCAGCGACGCCAGCAGTTGCAGCACCAGCAGGCTGACCGCCGGCCAAGTCCAGTCCAGTGGCGCCAGCCGGATGATGGTGCCCGCGACCAAAAATGCCCCGGGCATGACGTGCCCGTCGTGGTCGTCGAACAGATACGACGGCGCGAGCAGGTTGTGGGTGCCGGCCTTGCCGATGAGGATCAGGTCGTCCCAATAGAAGTAGCCACCGAACGCCAGCACCCCGCGCACCGCCAGCTGCACCGCGATGAGCGCGGCGGCCGCGACCGCTATGTATGGTGGGCCGGTGCGCGCACTGGTCACCGGGGCAGCCGGATTCATCGGCTCGACGCTAGTCGACCGTCTGTTAGCCGACGGTCATGCGGTGGTGGGGCTGGACAACTTCGCGTCGGGCCGCGCGACCAACCTCGAGCATCTGGCCGACAATCCGGCGCATGTCTTCGTCGAGGCCGACATCGTGACCGCGGACCTGGAGGCCATCCTCGACGAGCACCGCCCGGAGGTGGTGTTCCACTTGGCCGCCCAGATCGACGTGCGGCACTCGGTGGCCGACCCGCAGTTCGACGCTTCGGTCAACGTCATCGGCACGGTGCGCTTGGCCGAGGCGGCCCGCAAGGCGCAGGTCCGCAAGATCGTGCACACCTCCTCGGGCGGATCCATCTACGGCACCCCACCGCGGTACCCCACGCCCGAGACCGTGCCGACCGACCCCGCGTCGCCGTATGCGGCGGGCAAGGTGGCGGGCGAGATCTACCTGAACACCTTCCGCCACCTGTACGGGCTGGACTGCTCGCACATCGCTCCGGCGAATGTCTATGGCCCCCGTCAGGACCCGCATGGTGAGGCCGGGGTAGTGGCGATCTTCGCCCGCGCCCTGCTCTCGGGCAAGCCCACCAAGGTATTCGGGGACGGCGGCAACACCCGCGACTACGTCTTCGTCGACGACGTCGTGGACGCCTTCGTCAAGGCATCCGGTGACGACGGCGGCGGGCAGCGTTTCAACATCGGCACCGGAATCGAAACCTCGGACCGCCAACTGCATTCGGCCGTGGCCGCCGCGGTCGGGGGACCCGACGACCCGGAGTTTGCGCCGCCGCGGTTGGGCGACCTCAAACGTTCCTGCCTCGACATCGGTTTGGCCGCAGAGGTTTTGGGCTGGAAGCCCAGGGTTGAACTCAGTGACGGGGTGGCCCGCACGGTGGAATACTTCCGTCAGGCGCAGGCCGGCTGACCGGGCGTCGAGATCGACGTCAGCGTGCGGCCTACTCGAACCTTCCCGCGCCAGCGTCGATTTCGGTGACGGGCGCCTGTGCGGATTCCATCGCCACCGCCCGGGCCAGTCTCGCGTAGCGCAGCTCCAGATCCTTGAACCGCATGTAGGTGCTCAGCGTGGTGAAACAGAACGCCATGATCAGCGCGTAGAGCATCAGGTCGGTGCCGCGGCGCACCCCGAACCACTGCGCCACCACCGTGGTGTCGTCGGGCCGCAGCACGGCATAGATACCGCCCAGCACGAACACCACGTAGCCGACCTTGACCCAGGCCCGGGATCGCGCGTTGCGGCGCGACCGCAGCAGATACACCAGTAGCGCGACTATCGATCCGATCAGCAGTACCTGAATCCAGTTCATATTCCAACCCTTTTCATCTCGGAATCCGCCCTCGCAGGAATCCGTCGAAAATGATGTTGACGCCGTTGAGCAGGGGTTGCCCCTTCGACCTCGAGTACGCGGTGTAGAGCACCTCGATGGGTTCTTCGGCGACGCGCCAATGGTTTTCGTCGATCAACATGATGAACTCGTTGGCGTGGCTCATGCCGCTCATGGTGATGTCCAGCCCGTCGGCGACCTTCTTGTTGAACACCCGCAGCCCATTGTTGGTGTCGGTCAGGCCGAGTCGGCGGCCGCGCCGGCTCAACCGCGCGGCGGTCTGCAACACGATCCGTTTCACGAACGGTGGCCGGGCACCGTGCTGTGCGCCGAAGCGGGTGCCGATCACCACGTCGACGTCGCCGGCGCGCAACCGGTCGACCATCGTCACCAGGTCTTTGACGCGGTGCTGCCCGTCGGCGTCGAACGTGGCGAAAACCTCGGCCCCGGGCTGCTTGCGGGCGTACTCCACGCCGGTCTGGATGGCCGCGCCCTGCCCGAGGTTGATCGGATGCCGCACCAGGTGAGCCCCGGCCCGCCGGGCGATCTCCCCGGTGTCGTCGGCGCTGCCGTCGTCCACGCAGACGACATGGTCGAACACCGAGCGCACATCGGCGACCACCTCACCGATGACAGCTGCTTCGTTGAAGGCGGGAATGACGACCCAGACGACCGAATAATGCGTTTCAGTACCCATCTAAGCCCACAAGGTACACGCCTGTGCAGGTCATATCAGCCGGTAGAGCGCGTGGCGCGGGACAGCGCGAGCAGATGGACGCCGATCCCCACGACCGGGCCGCACAGCAACCCGACCACGGTCCGGGTCTGCAGGGACAGCGGCAACAGCAGCAGCAATCCCGACGCGACCGTGGCGCTCACCCAACCCAGCGAGTAGGCCCGGTGCAGCGCCGCGGCCACCGCCGCGGCGCCGGTCAGCGTCAGCATCGCGATCGCCACCGCGGCCGCGGTCAGCCACGCCAACAGCGCGCTGCTGGCGTGGTACTGCGGCCCGAAGGCGACCCGCAACAGCCACGGGCCTATCACGCCCGCGGCCAGCACGCCGACCGCGCCGATCGCCCCGACGATGCCCGCCGGGGCGAGCAGCGCGCGAATCCGATTGCTGCGCTCGTCGACAAAATGAGCAATCAGGTTGCCCTGCATGGCCGTCAGCGGCACCAGCAGCGGCGCGCGGGTCAGCGTGACGGCCAGGATGATCACCCCGCCCTGTGCGCCGAGCTCGGCGCTGGTCAGCTTCAACAGCACCGGAAATCCCATCACCAGTATGGCGCTGGCACCGGCCGCGGTGATCGAATGCGCCGCGCCCCGCAGGAAGGTCGCGGTCCCGCCCGGGGTCAGCAGGCGGGCAGTCGCCCGGGTCGCCGGCGAGGCCACCAGCAGGATCAGCCAGGCGACCGCGCCCGCCACCGTCGCCCACAGAAATCCGACCAGGCGCCAGCCGAGCGTGACGGTCGCCGCGGCCACCGTCACCCGGATGACGGCGTCGGTCACCATCAGCGCGCCGTAGCGGGTCCACTGGTTGGTGCCTGCCAGCATGCCCAGCAGGGTGGCGTGCAGGCAGAAGCCGGCCAGCCCGACGCTGAGCAGAACCACCGACAACAGGCGCGCCTCGACGAACACCCGCCCGCTCCACAACGGCGAGCTGCCCGCGATCAGCACGGCCGCGGCCACCCCGACCAGCATGGCGACGCGCATCGGGTGGGTACGCGGCTCGCCGGGCACCGGCAGCGCGGCCAGGTCGCTGATGTAAGGCGTCGAGCGGACTTCCCGGGTGGTTTCCTGCAGCAGGCCGTTGGCCGCGCCGGTGACCAGACCGAAGGCCCCCCAGAACACCCCGAATACCGAAAAGCCGCTCGGCGCCAGGTCACGAGCGGCCAGGTAGATGACGGCGTAGCCACACAGCGCCGTCACGGCGGTGGCGGTGCCGACCCGGGCCATGCTGCCGCGCGCCACCGGCCCCTGTGAGGCACTGATCTCGGTCATCGGGGCGGCGACGCTTTCGGCCCGCTTCCCCGATGTATCGCCACAATTTGAAAATTCTATGCGGCCCGCGGCGGGCGTCCCCGGCGGCGACGCGGTTCGCTAGTGTGAGCTGGCCGTCGGGAAGGATCCATGTCCGCTTTGCGTACCTTCGCGATCTCGCTCGTGGTCACCGCGGCGGCGCTCGCCCTCGGATATTCCTACGGCGGTTTCAAAGACCTCTATCTGTTGGTGGTGCTGGCCGCCCTCGAGGTGTCGTTGTCGTTCGACAACGCCATCATCAACGCGGCGGTCCTGAAACGGATGAGCCGGTTCTGGCAGCGGATGTTCCTGACCATCGGGATCCTCGTCGCCGTGTTCGGCATGCGGTTGCTCTTTCCGCTGCTCATCGTGTGGGCGACCGCGGGCCTCGACCCGGTGCGGGCGATGGAGCTGGCGCTGCATCCGCCGCCGCACGGCGCGCTGGAGTTTCCCGACGGCTCGCCCAGCTACGAAAAGCTCGTCATCGTGGCCCACCCCCAGATCGCGGCGTTCGGGGGGATCTTCCTCTTGATGCTGTTTCTAGATTTCGTTTTCTATGACCGAGACATCAAGTGGCTCAAGTGGATTGAGATCCCGTTCGCCCGCATCGGCCGGCTGGGGCAGGTGTCGCTGGTGGTGACTGGTGTGGTGCTGGTCCTGGTGGGCACGCGGTTGACGCACTCGGCCGACGAGGCAGCCACGGTGCTGACCGCCGGACTGCTGGGCTTGGTCACCTATCTCGTGGTCAACGGATTGAGCCGGGCGTTTCGGCCATCCGACACCGAAGCCGACGTCGAATCCGGAGCCGGCGCGGCGACCGGCTGGGCCGGCCTGACCCTGTTCCTCTATCTCGAAGTTCTCGACGCCGCGTTCTCGTTCGACGGCGTCACCGGCGCGTTCGCCATCACCTCGGACCCCATCGTGATCGCGCTGGGGCTGGGGCTGGTGGGTTCGATGTTCGTCCGGTCCATCACCATCTACCTGGTCCGCCAGGACGCGCTGGGCCGGTACGTGTATCTGGAACACGGGGCGCACTGGGCGATCGGGGCGCTGGCCGTGATCATGCTGTTCTCCATCGAGCCGCGATTCGACGTTCCCGAGCCGGTCACCGCCTCGGTCGGGGTGGTGTTCATCGCGGCGGCGCTGGGCTGGAGCGTCCTGCGCAACCGCCGCGACGCGCGCCGGGGCGTGACACGACCTCGCTAGGCCTCGATCTGCCCGGCGATGCGCCGTTCGATCGCGGCCCGGGCGGGCGCGGGAAGCACGATCAGGCCGTCGAGCTCTTTGGTCGCCCGCGCGTAGGCGTTCTGGCGTTCCTCACGCGTGGCCGCATCGTCGTGCGCCAAGTGCAGCAGGTGCTGGGCGCGCGCCAGCCGCTGCTGATCGTCCGCCGAGAAGTCGCTGCGTCGCCGGCGGATCGCCTCGGCCTCGGCGATCTCGAACGCGTTGAGGTACTCGTGGACGGCATCGCGGTAGTCCAGTAGCGCATCCCGGTTGCCCACCAGGGCGTCGGGCGGTTCCGGCCGCAGCAGATCGGCGTGCCGCTTCGCCTTGTGGAAGGCGATGGTGAGCGGGTCGCGCATGTTCGTCATCATCGGGAAGTCCAGCAGCTTGGCGATGTCGACTTCGTAGTCGAACCACCGGGCGTCGGTACGGTCATGCGCGGCAACGAGCTTGGTGAGTTCTCGGCGGTCGTGTTCCTCGTTGGCCCGCCCGCGCCCGGTTGCCTCGGCCACCGCGATCTTGGCCTGCTGCTTCAACCGGTACCGCTCCATCCGGCGCTCGGCGCGACGCTCGTTGGCCGCGGCGATGGCCCGAAGGCCGCCGCCGATCGCACCGCCCAGCGGAAACACCAACCACCAGAAATTGGCGGCGAAATGCAGCACCGGGTTCACATCGCCAGGATGCCACCGAGAATCCCGCGGCGGCGCCGGCGCGGTTACACCCTAAGCGTCAGTGCCCCTGGGCCTTGAACCGCTCGATCGAACGCTGGATCTCCGCCTCGGCCTCGTCGCGGCCGACCCAGTCCGCGGCCTTGACGAACTTGCCCGGTTCCAGGTCCTTGTAGTGAACGAAGAAGTGCTTGATCACGTCTAGCTCGAACTCCGGGACGTCCCCGATGTCCTGGACGTGGTCCCAGCGGTGGTCGCCGGCCGGCACGCACAGGACCTTGTCGTCGCCGCCCTTTTCGTCGGTCATCCGGAACATGCCCACCGGACGGGCCTCCACGATCACGCCGGGAAACACCGATTGCGGCAATAGCACCATCGCGTCCAGTGGGTCGCCGTCCTCGCCGAGCGTGTCCTCGATGAAGCCGTAGTCGGTCGGGTAGGCCATCGCGGTGTACAGGTAGCGGTCCAGACGCAGCCGCCCGGTCTCGTGGTCGACCTCGTACTTGTTCCGCTGGCCCTTTTGGATCTCGATGGTCACGTCGAATTCCACCGCGTCGGCTCCTTGTCTGTTGAGGAAGGCGCTGTTTGGGCAGGCCAATTTTGCTCTGCTACACCCTAGTCGAGGGCATCGCCGCCGATTCGGCAGAATGGGCTGGAGACAGTCAGGAGAGTGATGGCCGGTACTCGCTGGCAAAAATCCACCCCCGTGTTCATCGGGTTGGGCGTGCTGGCGTTTGTCGCCGCGGTAGTGGTGGCGGCAACGTTTTTCACCACGAGCGGCCACGGCGCCAACAGCGCGCATGCCCCGATCCCGCCCCCGCACGCCCCGACCGTGAAGCCGGGGATGGTCCCGGTGAGCGATACCGCCGAGCTACCCAGCGGACCCGGCGTCGGCGCGATGCTGGCGGCGGTGGCGGGCGACCCCAACCTGGGCCGGTTGGGCGGTCGGGTCACCGACGCCATCACCGGGAAAGAGCTGTGGCAGGTGGCGGACGACATGCCGCTGGTGCCGGCGTCGACCAACAAGGTGCTCACGGCGGCCGCGGCGTTGCTGACCCTGGACCGTCAGGCCCGGATCAGCACGCGCGTGGTGGCCGGCAGCCAGAACGCCCAGGGACCCGTCGTGCTGGTCGGGGCGGGGGATCCGGCGCTGTCGGCGGCGCCGCCCGGCGTGGACACCTGGTACCGGGGGTCGGCGCGGATCAGCGATCTCGTCGAACAGATCCGCCGCAGCGGCGTGACGCCCACCGGGGTGCAGGTGGACACCTCGGCGTTCAGCGGGCCGACGATCGCGCAGGGCTGGGACCTGGCCGACATCGACAACGGCGACATCGCGCCGATCGAATCGGTGATGATCGACGCCGGCCGCATCCAGCCCAGCACGGTCAACTCGCGGCGGTCCCACACCCCGGCGCTGGACGCCGGCCGGGAGCTGGCCAAGGCGCTGGGCCTGGACCCGAACGCGGTGACGATCGCCAACGCCCCGTCGGGGGCCCGGCAGCTGGCGGTCGTGCAGTCGGCGCCCTTGGTCCAGCGGCTGTCCGAGATGATGGACCACTCCGACAACGTGCTGGCCGAAAGCATCGCCCGCGAGGTGGCGGCCGCGATCAACCGGCCGCGCAGCTTCGCCGGCGCCGCCGACGCGGTGAGCAACCGGTTGACCACCGCCCACGTCGACACCGCGGGGGTGGCGCTGCTGGATTCCAGTGGGCTCTCGGTCGACGACCGGCTGACCGCCAAGACGCTTGACGGCGTGCTGCAGGCCGCGGCGGGGCCCGACCAGCCGTCGCTGCGGGCGCTGCTGGATCTGCTCCCGATCGCCGCCGGCAGCGGGACGCTGGCCGACCGCTTCACCGACGCCTCGACGGCCCAGGGCCCCGCCGGCTGGTTGCGGGCCAAAACCGGCTCGCTGACCGGCATCAACGCCCTGGCGGGGGTGCTCACCGACCGTAGCGGCCGGGTGCTCACCTTCGCGTTCCTGTCCAACAACGCCGGGCCGAACGGCCGGAACGTGATGGACGCGCTGGCGACCCGGCTGTGGTCCTGCGGGTGCTCATGACGTCGACGCCGGACCTGACGCTCGGTACCGCCGTCGACTGGCAGTTCGCGGCCACGGTCGGTCGGCGGCTCGCTCGGCCGGGACCGCCGTCCAGCGAGTACACCCAGCGCCAGGTGATCGACGAGCTGGCCAGTGCCTCGACCAAAGCCGAGCCGTTGGTGCGCGACGTCACCGGCCTGGTCACCGACGGCGCGGTGCCGGCCGCCCGCATCGTTGACCGCCCGGATTGGATCGGCGCGGCCACCGAGTCGATGCGGGTGATGATGAACGGCGCCGAGAAGCCGCGCGGATTTCTCACCGGTCGCGTCACCGGGGCGCAGACGGGCGCGGTCCTGGCCTACGTGTCAGCGGCGATTCTCGGCCAGTACGACCCGTTCGCCACTGCCAACGGCGCCAAGACGGGCTGCCTGCTGCTGGTGTATCCGAATGTCATCGCCGTCGAGCGGCAGCTTCGGGTCGAGCCGTCGGATTTCCGGCTGTGGGTGTGCCTGCACGAGGTCACCCATCGCGTGCAGTTCACCGCCAACCCGTGGCTGCCCGGCTACATGTCGCAGGCGCTGGGCCTGTTGACCCGCGACACCGGTGAGGACATGGGACAGGTGATCGGCCGGCTCGCCGAATACGCGCGCAACCGCGGGGGGCCGGAACCCGACGCCAACAGCTCGGGGATTCTCGGTCTGGTGCGCGCGGTGCAGTCCGAACCGCAGCGACGGGCGCTGGACCAACTGCTGGTGCTGGGCACCCTGCTGGAGGGCCACGCCGACCACGTCATGGACGCCGTCGGGCCGATAGCGGTGCCGTCGGTGGCCACCATCCGCCGCCGGTTCGACGAGCGCCGCCACCGCAAGCAGCCGCCGGTGCAGCGGTTGTTGCGCGCGCTGCTTGGGCTCGACGCCAAGCTCAGCCAATACACCCGCGGCAAGGCGTTCGTCGACCACGTGGTCGGCCAAGTGGGCATGGCGCGGTTCAACGCCATCTGGACGGGCCCCGAAACGCTGCCGCTGCCCAGCGAGATCGAAGAACCCCAGCGATGGATCGACAGGGTGCTGTAGGCCAGCTGCGTGCGGCCGTCGAGGCGTTCATCAGGACCCACCTCGCGACCGTCGAACAGTGGTGCGTGGCGCTGTCCGGCGGCCCGGATTCCCTGGCGCTCACCGCGGTGGCGGCCCAACTGCGGCCCACCACCGCCGTGGTCGTTGACCATGGCCTGCAACCCGACTCGGCTGCCGCCGCCGACACCGCCCGGGCGCAGGCCATATCATTGGGATGCGTTGCGGCTCAAGTAGTTCGGGTTCAGGTGGGCAACCGGGGCGGACCGGAGGCGGCGGCGCGCTCCGCCCGTTACGCCGCGTTGAGCGCCTATCACAGCGGCCCGGTTTTGCTGGGCCACACGCTCGATGACCAGGCCGAGACGGTGCTGCTGGGGCTGGGCCGGGGGTCCGGAGTGCGCTCGATCGCCGGGATGCGTCCCTACGATCCGCCGTGGTGCCGGCCGCTGCTGGAGGTGCGGCGCGCCGTGACGCACGCCGCCTGTCGGGAGCTGGGCCTGACGCCCTGGCAGGATCCGCACAACGCCGACCGGCGGTTCACCCGCACCCGGCTGCGCACCGAAGTGCTGCCATTGCTGGAGGACGTGCTCGGCGGCGGCGTGGCCGAGGCGCTGGCCCGTACCGCGACCGCGTTGCGTGAGGACTCCGAATTGATCGACACGCTGGCCGCCCGGGCGCTGCCCGGGGCCGCGGCGGACTCCGGCCTACGGGTGCCGGCGTTGGAGGTGCTGGACGCGCCCGTCCGGCGCAGGGTCATTCGGGCCTGGCTGCTGGCGGGCGGCGCGACGGGCCTGACCGACAAGCAGATCCGGGGGGTGGACACCCTGGTCACCGGCTGGCACGGGCAGGGCGGGGTGGCGGTGGGTTCCTCGGTGCCGGACGAACGATTGTTCGCGGGCCGCCGCGACGGTGTGCTCACGCTGTGGCGTGAGCCGGTCGGCAAGCCGGGCGGGTAGCCGCAATTTCGGGGCTGCCGTTGGTTATTCGCCCGCCGTCGTGGCACTCTGTGGGCGTGGCCCAGATCTCCTCGGCGATCACCCCAGCCCAACCCGCGGAGCTGTATCCCGGGGATATCAAGTCTGTCCTGCTGACGTCTGCGCAAATTCAGGCGCGAATCGCCGAACTCGGCCGCGAAATCGGGCAGCACTACCGCGACGTCGCGACCGAAACCGGACAGGACCTACTGCTGATCACCGTGCTCAAGGGCGCTGTGATCTTCGTCACCGATCTGGCCCGCGCGATTCCGGTGCCCACCCAGTTCGAATTCATGGCCGTCAGCTCCTACGGGTCATCGACGTCCTCATCCGGCGTGGTGCGGATCCTCAAGGACCTGGACCGCGATATTCAGGGCCGCGATGTGCTGATCGTCGAGGACGTGGTCGACTCGGGTCTGACCCTGTCCTGGCTGCTGCGAAACCTCACCACGCGGCACCCGCGTTCGCTGCGGGTGTGCACGCTGCTGCGCAAGCCCGACGCGCAGGGCGCCCACGTCGAGATCGCCTACGTGGGCTTCGACATCCCCAACGACTTCGTCGTCGGTTACGGCCTCGATTACGACGAGCGCTACCGCGACCTGTCCTACATCGGCACCCTGGACCCCAGGGTCTACCAGCAATAGTTTGGGCCCCGAGTCGTCGGGCTCAGTCCAGCTCCCATACCGCGGTCACCGAGAAGTTCACGGTCTGCTGGCCGGGTTCCAGCGGGACCATGGACGGCATGGCTCGCGGCGCCCCGACCGGCGGCGGGGTGTTGCCGGTGGCCTCCGAAATGGACAGCACCCGGCCCAGCCGGAGCCCGGACAGCTGGGCGTACTGCTCGGCGCGGCTCTTGGCGTCGTTGAACGCCCGCGATCGGGCGTCCTTCACCAGTTGTGAATCGTCGGCGATCGAGTAGCGGACGGACTTGATCCGGGTGGCGTCGCCGCCCGTGCCGACGATGAGGGCCAGCAGCCGCGACGCGGCATCGGTCGGGTGGATCTTGACCGCGACGGCGTTGGTGGCGCGGTACGCGGTGATGGCGGCCGTGCCGCTGGGCGCGGGGTTGTTGTATTCCGGCGACAGCGTGACCTCGGTGGTGCTGATGTCCTTACGGTCGATGCCGGCGCCGGTCAGCGCGTTGATGACCGCCTGTTGCCGGTCGTTGGTCTGGTTCATCGCCGAGGTCACGTCGGGTGCGGTGAATTCGATGCCGACGTCGGCGGTCAGGGTGTCCGGGACGCCTTGAACCTGGCCGGTTCCCACAACCGTGACCTGGCGGGGGTTGGCTCCGGGCTGCGTCGGACTGTGCTTGTCGCACGCGGGTAGGGCGGCGATTGTCAGGCCGGCCGCGGCTGCAGCGATGAATCGGTGGGCCAACCGTCCCTTGGCGAGTTTCGGCATGATTGACCCTAGCGCCTGCGTGGTTGCGAAACGATGCATCTTCGCCACGGGTGCATCGCCGGGCTGGGTTGCCGGCCCCGCCGATTGGCGCTCCTCACGACCGTGCTTGCGTGAGTGGATGATTGGCGCGCTCCTTGGCCGCATCCGCGACCGGCCCGCACTACAGAAGCGGCAGCAGCCTTCCACCTTGACGATCATCGTGTCGTTCGGACAGCTCGGATCTCATCCTGGCGAATCCGCCACCCGCAGTCCGCTCTTCCTCGATCCACCGTTGGACGTCGTCGGGTAGCCGCTCCTTGCGGTCTGGTGAGTCCCACAGTTCGACGGTTTGAACCGCCCAATAAAGCGCGAACTCGATGATCACCAGCCCTTCCATCAAAAGGACCCAGAGCTCCCACCCGGGATGCCTCAGATGCAGTGCGACAACTGCAATTAACGTGCCCACCATCGCCCAGGCAATCACCCGGTACCACCACTTATAGCGGTCCCGATGCGGTGACTTCACAATATCCTCTCGCCCGACGACGTATGCGGCGCAGAACACGGTGATGATGAAGGACGCGAGCAACAGGAAACCGGCAATGCCGTGGACATGCGCATTGAACCAGCCCGGGAAAAAGACAAGGGCGATAAAGCCGAGCGCCATTATCGGCCAGAAAATCCACAGCCCCAGCGTTCCCAGCAGGCTTCTCTTATGCCGAGTGTGGTTGCGCCAGTGCAGCACGGTCATCGCCAACCAGCCCACGATCAGCGCGACCACGACCGCCCAGACATTGGGCTCAATCGCGGGCTCGAATTGGGGCGGCAGATCATTTCGCCCACACAAGTTCGTGGGTCGACCCTGCGGCACCATCGCGATCATCAACGCGGAGACGCCGGCCAGAGTCAAGGACACATCCTCGGTGTCGCTGCTGCCCTTGTACATGATGAGTAGCGTGCCCAGCGCCAGTAGCGCGGCGATCATGATGCTGTGCGCGGAGGTGTAATAGTAAGCGCTGATGGCGAATTGCCAGCAGGTTGCCGATAACTGTTCGATCAAGATGGCTACCCCGAGCATCAGCGTAATGATCACCATGCCGACCCGTAGGTCACGGTATATGGCAAGTGTGATGGGAGTTCGTTTCCGGTCGTTCATGCCGCCTACCACTGCCGGATCACGAGCGCTTTTCTTCTGTTCGCTTCGGGCGTGCCCGGTTTCTGTGCGCGGAGAATATCGGGCGATCTGGCTGATTGCAGAGGTTTTGGGGAGAATGGGGTAACCCGGTGGTTTTAGAAGGGTGGGTCGTCCGGCAAGGGCTGCA is part of the Mycobacterium mantenii genome and encodes:
- the hpt gene encoding hypoxanthine phosphoribosyltransferase; amino-acid sequence: MGVAQISSAITPAQPAELYPGDIKSVLLTSAQIQARIAELGREIGQHYRDVATETGQDLLLITVLKGAVIFVTDLARAIPVPTQFEFMAVSSYGSSTSSSGVVRILKDLDRDIQGRDVLIVEDVVDSGLTLSWLLRNLTTRHPRSLRVCTLLRKPDAQGAHVEIAYVGFDIPNDFVVGYGLDYDERYRDLSYIGTLDPRVYQQ
- a CDS encoding SIMPL domain-containing protein, which produces MPKLAKGRLAHRFIAAAAAGLTIAALPACDKHSPTQPGANPRQVTVVGTGQVQGVPDTLTADVGIEFTAPDVTSAMNQTNDRQQAVINALTGAGIDRKDISTTEVTLSPEYNNPAPSGTAAITAYRATNAVAVKIHPTDAASRLLALIVGTGGDATRIKSVRYSIADDSQLVKDARSRAFNDAKSRAEQYAQLSGLRLGRVLSISEATGNTPPPVGAPRAMPSMVPLEPGQQTVNFSVTAVWELD